From Ascochyta rabiei chromosome 16, complete sequence, the proteins below share one genomic window:
- a CDS encoding pre-rRNA-processing protein esf1, which translates to MMPFGNTPPQKTHPGPCQKDDKRTNNAHRSSAFHRLSKRAEPRFLCCGFAHSFDKPARNHSTTMPLPKRQAVHAKGVKATNPTKHTKSTESSGDSRFANFESDARFRLPSKKHTKTKLDPRFSRLRSDPDFYNKATVDKYGRKISKDAGKKALERQYDEESDEGEEALEGLVTEKRDKSVLKELERVQKEGFDPIRDGGLESSSDESSSDEEEEEVEEQVELAGDDNEVPTGDISSRLAAVNMDWDNIRASDIMAVANSFVPADGRILNVVIYPSEFGMERMQREEIEGPPREIFASTANKNEAKISTLDDDSDASDASDVRDEEQVEEDLQQGDKGEEFDSTKLRSYQLDRLRYYYAVITCSSANVAKSVYDNLDGREYLTSANFFDLRFVPDGTEFDQDPHDECERLPDGYKPNEFTTDALTHSKVRLTWDAEDTTRKEVQKRAFSRKEIDENELKAYLGSDSESSEDDEETAKTDKAASLRAALGLEAPSKSSKSKTKSSSKRDRDFPKPDGEMQITFSGGLLGEGKGGSVFENEVPLNETTMEKYVRKEKERKAKRKERMKAKKEGRDPDAEVEETETATAGADGDDPFNDPFFASDGEGVEKAERKAENRSKRAKKREEKEAEEAANAAERAKLELLMADDEDNKMRHFNMNEIEKAEKAKKKGKKGRKNAPVVEDNFKIDTSDPRFAKLYESHEFAIDPTNPRFKETSGMKALLEEGRKKRKQGREGDEPEQDRQPKKSKKVDDDGDVDIKKLAARVKAKSKQR; encoded by the exons ATGATGCCCTTCGGTAATACGCCCCCGCAAAAGACCCATCCAGGCCCCTGTCAGAAAGACGACAAGCGAACCAACAATGCTCACCGTAGCTCCGCGTTTCACCGCCTTAGTAAGAGGGCAGAACCTCGATTTTTGTGTTGCGGCTTTGCGCATTCTTTCGACAAGCCTGCACGCAATCACAGCACGACCATGCCACTTCCGAAGAGACAGGCTGTCCACGCCAAGGGCGTAAAGGCTACGAATCCCACTAAACATACAAAATCTACCGAATCGAGTG GAGATTCTCGTTTTGCCAACTTTGAAAGCGACGCTCGTTTCAGACTTCCGTCGAAGAAGCACaccaagaccaagcttgACCCTCGATTCTCGCGGTTACGAAGCGACCCAGACTTCTACAACAAAGCAACAGTAGACAAGTATGGTCGCAAGATCTCGAAAGACGCTGGCAAGAAGGCCCTCGAGAGGCAGTACGATGAAGAGAGCGACGAGGGCGAAGAAGCACTCGAGGGTCTAGTCACGGAGAAGCGAGACAAGTCCGTATTGAAGGAGCTGGAGAGGGTACAGAAGGAGGGCTTTGACCCTATTCGCGACGGCGGACTTGAGTCTTCATCAGATGAGAGCTCCAgcgacgaggaagaggaggaggttGAGGAGCAGGTGGAACTGGCTGGTGACGACAACGAAGTACCCACCGGGGACATCTCTTCTCGACTAGCTGCTGTAAACATGGACTGGGACAACATTCGTGCGAGTGACATCATGGCTGTTGCAAATTCGTTTGTGCCAGCAGATGGGCGTATCCTGAACGTGGTTATCTACCCGAGTGAGTTCGGGATGGAACGGATGCAGCGTGAAGAGATCGAAGGGCCACCTCGAGAGATTTTTGCGTCTACTGCGAACAAGAACGAAGCCAAAATCTCCACACTGGATGATGACTCGGACGCGTCCGACGCGTCGGATGTTAGAGACGAGGAACAGGTTGAGGAAGACCTGCAGCAAGGCGACAAGGGTGAGGAGTTCGACTCAACAAAACTGCGAAGTTACCAACTGGATCGATTGCGCTACTATTACGCGGTAATCACCTGCTCCTCAGCGAATGTGGCCAAGTCGGTCTATGACAACTTGGATGGGCGAGAATACCTGACCAGCGCCAACTTCTTCGACCTTCGATTCGTCCCTGACGGAACCGAATTCGATCAGGATCCCCACGACGAATGCGAAAGGTTGCCGGACGGCTACAAACCCAATGAGTTTACCACAGACGCGCTTACTCATTCGAAGGTCAGGTTGACTTGGGACGCCGAGGATACGACACGAAAGGAGGTGCAAAAACGCGCATTCTCGAGGAAGGAGATTGATGAGAATGAGCTCAAAGCCTATCTTGGCAGCGACTCGGAATCATCTGAGGACGATGAGGAGACAGCTAAGACCGACAAGGCTGCCAGCCTGCGAGCAGCTCTAGGCCTTGAGGCCCCGAGCAAATCGTCAAAATCGAAAACCAAGTCATCGTCGAAGCGAGACCGCGACTTTCCCAAGCCGGACGGGGAGATGCAGATTACCTTCTCCGGAGGCCTGCTGGGCGAGGGCAAAGGTGGCTCTGTCTTCGAGAACGAGGTTCCACTCAACGAAACTACAATGGAGAAGTACGTGCgtaaagagaaggagaggaaAGCCAAGCGAAAGGAGAGAATGAAAGCAAAGAAAGAGGGGCGTGACCCAGATGCTGAAGTTGAGGAGACCGAGACAGCCACAGCTGGTGCGGATGGCGACGATCCATTTAACGATCCCTTCTTCGCATCCGATGGCGAAGGTGTTGAAAAGGCCGAGAGGAAAGCGGAGAACAGGTCCAAGCGAGCGAAGAAACGTGAGGAGAAAGAAGCAGAAGAGGCGGCCAATGCAGCTGAGCGGGCTAAATTGGAGCTACTTATGGCTGATGACGAGGACAACAAGATGCGTCACTTCAACATGAACGAGATCGAGAAGGCTGAaaaggcgaagaagaagggcaaAAAGGGTAGGAAGAATGCGCCGGTGGTGGAAGATAATTTCAAGATCGATACCAGCGATCCTCGTTTTGCGAAACTATACGAGAGCCACGAGTTTGCTATTGATCCTACGAACCCACGGTTCAAGGAGACATCAGGCATGAAAGCCTTGCTAGAGGAAGGCCGtaagaagaggaagcaggGGAGAGAGGGTGATGAGCCTGAGCAAGACAGGCAACCTAAGAAGTCCAAAAAAGTGGACGACGATGGCGATGTGGACATCAAAAAGTTGGCTGCACGTGTCAAGGCAAAGAGCAAGCAAAGATAG